The genomic stretch GGCTAAGCTATCGATATTTTTTAAATGGACAGCTTTGGCGCGGTTTGGCGGCCGCTTTCAGCTCTTTTATTTATAACCCTTACTTTTCGGTCCGTTTTGGGCTGGGGGCGGCCAGGCGGCATATTTTGAAATGAAAAAGGCGTTGTTTCTCTGCCCGAGCTATTATCCTTTTGCCGGCGGTGAAAAATATTATCAAAAAGTCGCGGAAGGGGTAGCCGCCTCCGGTTATGAGGTGACCGTCTGGACCCCAAAGCGCGATCCCGCCCATCCTGCGGTGGAAGTGGTTGGCGGGGTTAGGATCGAACGTTTTCCGGAAAATGGTTTGTTCGGTATCTGGATCTTTTTTTTGAAAAATATAAGAAAAATATTGGCCGCTCATCTGGTCCACGGATTCGACTATAACACGGTCCTCCTCTGGTATCTGCCCTTCCGCCTCCTGTTCTTCCGGAAACCGGTTTTTGTCACTTTTCTTGGGCATGAAGGCCTTTTTCCGGTTCCCGAGTCGATCATCCTGCGCCGCAAACTGGTTGAACTAATTACCTGGGGGAATATTTGCGGCGGTCATTACATTGCCAAATGGTATGGGACCGAGCCTGATTTCGTCGTTTATGGCGGCTGTGAACGGCCGACAAAGGAGATCGATCCTCCAGGCGAACCTTCGGCTGTTTTTGTCGGCCGGATCCAGCAGGATACAGGCTTATGGGAATATTTGGAAGCTTTGAGCATCTTAAAGGAAAAATACGATTTCCAGCTTAAACTGGATATCTATGGAGTTGTTAAAGACCAGGAACTAATGAAAAAGATCGACAGTTTTATCAAGGAGCGCGGGTTGCCCGTCAAATATCTGGGCGTTGCCAAAGAAGTTGAAACGGTTATTCAGGAGCATAAGTACGCCTTTTTATCCGCTTGTTTGGCTAATCTTGAAGCGATGGCCTGTCGTCGCCTGGTCTTTAGTATTTATTCTAACCCGTTAAAAAAGGATTACCTGGAAATGGTCCCGGGAGCCAAAGAGATGAACGAGATCTGCGGCATACCGGTGGAATTGGCGGAACGGATCGCTTTTCATCTTAAAAATCCGCAAGCGGCCCAGTCGATGCTGGAACGAGCTTATATGTATGCCTTGACCCAGACCTGGCCTGCGGCGGCCGAAAAGCATCGGCTTTTGTTCGAAAAACCGCGTCCGCGATTCAGGTTGGCGGCGATCATTGGGACACTCTTCAAGATCGTCAGGAGCCGTTTATGATCCTTGTTTGCGAGCCCAATTGCGTCGGATTTGAGCACGCCGAGGTCAACGCCGCCCTGATCGCGGCGATCCGCGGCGCTTACCCCGCCGAGCCGATCACCTTCGCCGCCGAGACCGGACAGATCGGCCAGGTCAGGGCCAGGCTTGAACAACACGGGATCAAAGAGGTAGTTTTTCAGGAATTGTCGGTCCAGCCGCGCCGCCGCCGCGAGATCTTGCGCCTGCTCCCCGACCTGTTCCTGTTTTACCGGTTTTTTGCGGCCGCTTCGCGGACCGGTTCCGACCGCCTTCTTTTCTGTTCGATCCTTAGCCCGGGATTGATCGCGATCAAAATATTGATGTTATTCTTCAGGAAGATCAAAGTGTATCTCATTCCCCACAATGTTCTGGCCCAAATAAACGGGCCGCCTAAACGATGGTATTTTATCTGGCCGTTGATCTTGTGGTTCCGGCCGGTCATGGCGCTGATGAATTCGAACCGCCTGCGTTATCTGGTGCTGGGTGAGCCGATCAAAAAACAATTATGCCTGGCCCTTCCTGGTGTAGAGAAACATCTTAGCGTGCTTGATCTTCCTTATTTTTTTGTGGTACCGGGCGACGTTCGGGAGGGGGGAGAAAAAATAGTCTTTGGGGCGCTTGGCTCCGGCAATCTGGAAAAAGGGATCGATCTTTTCTTTCGGGCAGCGGCAGAAGTTGACGGCCAGACGACCAGGCAAAAAGGAAAATTTACCTTGATCGGCCATCTGGCAGAGAATAAGATCCGGCAGGTCGATCGTTCCAAGGTCGTGATCACTTCGCCGGACAGGCCCTTGGCCTGGGAGGAATATAAGAAGCAGGCGGAGGGGATCGATTACGCTGTGTTTCTTTACGATCAACAAGCTTACCGGTTTAGGATCAGCGCCGCGTTATTCGATGCGTTTTCCTTCGGTAAACCAATTATTGCGCTGCGCAGCCAATTTTTTGATCATTATTTTGATCTGTTGGGAGATATCGGTTATTTGTGCGACAGTTATGATGAATTAAAGAAGACTTTGATCGATATATTAAATAATGATAGTGCTGATCGGTACCGGAAACAGCGTGAAAATATCATTAAGGGCAGGCAAAAGATCGGGATCGTGCATGTTGCCGAACAATTCAAGGTCGCCTGGGAGCAACAGTGATCAATACGCCTAAAAAACGATTCCCTATAATAGACAAACTGCCGCCAGGGATCAAAGAGTTGGGTAAAAATCTTTTACGCCTGCCGGCCAGGGTAAAATGGCAATATGAGTACCTGAAGGCGGATAAACTGACCAGGGAGATGCTGGTCGACGGTTTGCGGGAATTAGGGGTGAAAAAAGGATCGGTCCTTTTGGTCCATAGTTCATTAAGCCGGTTGGGCTTTGTTCAAGGTGGAGCGAAGGCGGTAATCGAAGCTTTGTTGGAAGTATTGGGGCCGGAAGGAACATTGGCCATGCCGGCCTTTGGCTGGTCGCCGGAGCAGGGCGGGGTTTTTGATTGCCGCAGGTCCCCCTCGAGACTGGGAGAAATATCTGAAACTTTCAGGCGTCGGTCCGGCGTTCTTAGAAGCTGTCACCCGACGCATTCAATTGCCGCGTTTGGTCCGCAAGCTGCTTTTTTGGTTGGCGAACACCAAAAGTCAAAAACACCTTTTGATCGTTTTTCTCCTTACCAAAAACTGATGGAATTGAGCGGTGATATCCTTTGCTTGGGCGTTTCCATCCGGTATATCACTTTTTATCATGTTTATGAGGATCTCAACCCGAACTTCCCTTTGTCGGTCTATGCCGAGCGGCCTTTGCCGGTTCGCGTTATTGACGAAACCGGGCAGGTAACTGATATGATGATTTTTTATCACCGAGATGATCTAGCCAAAAAACGGATCGACCACGATCGGTTTGTCTTAGCTCGGGTGAAAAAGTATTTTGAAAAGAAGGGGATCGTTAAATCTTCAAAGATCGGCGGGCGGGACTCTTATTTGTTAAATAGCGGCGCGATTGTCAGGGCGCTGGACGATATGCTCAAGGATGGGGAGACAATCTATGCCAAATAACACGATCCGAAAAAGGTTTTGGACCCCCAACGGGCTTTATATTACGGAAAGGGTCGCCCGGTCAAACCGGATCGGGGAAGGTGAGATAACGCGTCCGGGAAAAAATGGAGGCGTCTTCCTTTTTCGGGTTGATGCCGATCTTTATTTAAAGGAAGGGCAGGAGGCTTTTTTAAACATTGCCCGAAAATACGGGGTTAAAACTACCTGGTTCGTTAACGTTGGGAATTATCTCGGGTCGCCGGCCGGTTTGGAACAATTATTGAATGATGACCTGGTCGAAGTGCAGTCGCACGCCTTCCTGCACCGGGTCTATCCGGACAAGGCGAGAAATATAAATAATTTGCGGGAGGCCGAAAAACACCTTCCGCCCCGGAGGGTTAAAGGTGTGGTCGCCCCCTACGGCATTTGGAACGAAGGCTTTCAATCCGCTCTGGAAGAGCTGGGCATTAATTACAGCTCGGAGTTTGGCCTGGCATACGACCGTGCTCCTTTTTATCCAAGGGTAATGGACAGACCGTCGACGGTGATCCAGATACCGATCCACCCGGTCTGTTCCGGCTCTTTTGCCTATGCCGGCTTGCCGGTTGACGAGGCGTGCCGGTATTTCGCGCGGGTGATCGAGGAAAAATACCGGCAAGGGATCCCAATAATATTATACGGCCATCCGAACGACCGCGATATCGCTTACAATAGCCAGGTCCTCGATTTTATCTTTAATTATGCATCCTCGCTGGCCGGCGTCAAATCGCTGAGCTTCGCGCAGTATTATAAAACGCTTTGTTTGGACGGTGAAGGAGAACCGGGCGGCCAGATGAAAACATCAACCAGCAGTTTTTCGGGACCGGTTAAATATCCCTTGCCGATCAGGCTTAAGTGGCTGGCCGTTTGTCTGCTGTCGGAAATAAAACAGAGGTTTTTGGACGATATTTTGCCGCCGGGTGGAAAACAAATTGTGCTAGACTTATGGAAAAGGATAAGGGGAACGATCAAGCATGGGTAAAAACATCGGCCATGTTACGACCGATTATAAGCCGATCTTTGGCGGGGCCGAAACTTATCTGGCTAATCTATATAAGGTGTTAGAGGATGCCGGGTACAGCCAGCGGGTCTATCAGCGTGATATGGGGGTAAGATCTGATGAACTGATCTTAGTCCCGCGTTTGCCCAAAATATTGAGAGTGGGGGGGAGGGGTTCGGAGCTCTGGGCTTTTAACGCTTTGCTCCTGGCCAAAACCAGGCAATTAATGGCTGAGGATCTTTTGATCGTCCATTACCCGCTCCAGTTTTTGCCGGTTTCCTGGCATAAGCGGACGATCGTTCTTTCTCATGGTGTTGAGTGGTGGCAGCCGCCTCGCTCCTTTAACCATAAGCTAAAGAAAAAGGTTGCGCGATTCGCTTTTGAACGAGCCAAATGCGTGGTCGCCAATGATACTAATTTTTTCCGCGAGATGGGGATCAAGATCAACCCGCGCGAAAAAATGTTCCAGGAGATCGCTCCTAATAAATGGTTTCTGCCGAATTGCGTCGATACCGAACATTTTTCCCCTAATCCTGGCTTAGCCGGATTGAAGGCTTTAAATCCTGTTCTGGTTCCCAGAAATATTTCTTTTGGCCGGGGGATCCATCTGGCGGTGGAGGCCTTCGCGTTGTTCGTGACGCATCATCCGGAAACCAATCTGGTCGTGACCGGAGATATTGTCGATTATTCGTACTTCCGGCAAGTTCTGCAAGCGGTTAAAAAACACGGTTTAAGCTCAAAAG from Candidatus Margulisiibacteriota bacterium encodes the following:
- a CDS encoding glycosyltransferase family 4 protein, with protein sequence MKKALFLCPSYYPFAGGEKYYQKVAEGVAASGYEVTVWTPKRDPAHPAVEVVGGVRIERFPENGLFGIWIFFLKNIRKILAAHLVHGFDYNTVLLWYLPFRLLFFRKPVFVTFLGHEGLFPVPESIILRRKLVELITWGNICGGHYIAKWYGTEPDFVVYGGCERPTKEIDPPGEPSAVFVGRIQQDTGLWEYLEALSILKEKYDFQLKLDIYGVVKDQELMKKIDSFIKERGLPVKYLGVAKEVETVIQEHKYAFLSACLANLEAMACRRLVFSIYSNPLKKDYLEMVPGAKEMNEICGIPVELAERIAFHLKNPQAAQSMLERAYMYALTQTWPAAAEKHRLLFEKPRPRFRLAAIIGTLFKIVRSRL
- a CDS encoding AAC(3) family N-acetyltransferase produces the protein MINTPKKRFPIIDKLPPGIKELGKNLLRLPARVKWQYEYLKADKLTREMLVDGLRELGVKKGSVLLVHSSLSRLGFVQGGAKAVIEALLEVLGPEGTLAMPAFGWSPEQGGVFDCRRSPSRLGEISETFRRRSGVLRSCHPTHSIAAFGPQAAFLVGEHQKSKTPFDRFSPYQKLMELSGDILCLGVSIRYITFYHVYEDLNPNFPLSVYAERPLPVRVIDETGQVTDMMIFYHRDDLAKKRIDHDRFVLARVKKYFEKKGIVKSSKIGGRDSYLLNSGAIVRALDDMLKDGETIYAK
- a CDS encoding polysaccharide deacetylase family protein; amino-acid sequence: MPNNTIRKRFWTPNGLYITERVARSNRIGEGEITRPGKNGGVFLFRVDADLYLKEGQEAFLNIARKYGVKTTWFVNVGNYLGSPAGLEQLLNDDLVEVQSHAFLHRVYPDKARNINNLREAEKHLPPRRVKGVVAPYGIWNEGFQSALEELGINYSSEFGLAYDRAPFYPRVMDRPSTVIQIPIHPVCSGSFAYAGLPVDEACRYFARVIEEKYRQGIPIILYGHPNDRDIAYNSQVLDFIFNYASSLAGVKSLSFAQYYKTLCLDGEGEPGGQMKTSTSSFSGPVKYPLPIRLKWLAVCLLSEIKQRFLDDILPPGGKQIVLDLWKRIRGTIKHG
- a CDS encoding glycosyltransferase family 4 protein — translated: MGKNIGHVTTDYKPIFGGAETYLANLYKVLEDAGYSQRVYQRDMGVRSDELILVPRLPKILRVGGRGSELWAFNALLLAKTRQLMAEDLLIVHYPLQFLPVSWHKRTIVLSHGVEWWQPPRSFNHKLKKKVARFAFERAKCVVANDTNFFREMGIKINPREKMFQEIAPNKWFLPNCVDTEHFSPNPGLAGLKALNPVLVPRNISFGRGIHLAVEAFALFVTHHPETNLVVTGDIVDYSYFRQVLQAVKKHGLSSKVFFLGGVPWEKMPAVYGSACLTVIPTIFSEGTSLSALESMACGIATVSTNAGGLPDLPTLLAEIEPKSLCGMMIKAARDREVLGKDQRARVVAEYNLQRWAKGWQEIVARTLAS